The proteins below come from a single Zea mays cultivar B73 chromosome 8, Zm-B73-REFERENCE-NAM-5.0, whole genome shotgun sequence genomic window:
- the LOC103635678 gene encoding pyruvate, phosphate dikinase 2 — protein sequence MAPAPCGRSSQRVFHFGKGKSEGNKNMKELLGGKGANLAEMASIGLSVPPGFTVSTEACQQYQEAGRALPPGLWAEVLDGLRWVEEYMGAALGDPRRPLLLSVRSGAAVSMPGMMDTVLNLGLNDQVAAGLAAKSGDRFAYDSFRRFLDMFGNVVMDIPHALFEEKLEAMKKAKGLKNDTDLTATDLKELVSQYKNVYVEAKGEPFPSDPKRQLELAVLAVFDSWESPRAKKYRSINQITGLRGTAVNVQCMVFGNMGNTSGTGVLFTRNPNTGEKKLYGEFLVNAQGEDVVAGIRTPEDLDAMKDVMPQAYKELVENCRILESHYKEMQDIEFTVQESRLWMLQCRTGKRTGKSAVKIAVDMVNEGLVERRAAIKMVEPGHLDQLLHPQFENPSAYKDQVIATGLPASPGAAVGQVVFTAEDAETWHSQGKSVILVRAETSPEDVGGMHAAAGILTERGGMTSHAAVVARGWGKCCVSGCSGIRVNDAEKVVKIGGNVLREGEWLSLNGSTGEVILGKQPLSPPALSGDLGTFMSWVDDVRKLKVLANADTPEDALAARNNGAEGIGLCRTEHMFFASDERIKAVRQMIMAPTVELRQQALDRLLPYQRSDFEGIFRAMDGLSVTIRLLDPPLHEFLPEGNVEEIVRELCSETGANQEDALARIEKLSEVNPMLGFRGCRLGISYPELTEMQARAIFEAAIAMTNQGVQVFPEIMVPLVGTPQELGHQVALIRQVANKVFTSMGKTIGYKIGTMIEIPRAALVADEIAEQAEFFSFGTNDLTQMTFGYSRDDVGKFIPIYLAQGILQHDPFEVLDQRGVGELVKLATERGRKARPNLKVGICGEHGGEPSSVAFFAKTGLDYVSCSPFRVPIARLAAAQVLV from the exons ATGGCGCCCGCTCCATGTGGCCGTTCGTCGCAGAGGGTGTTCCACTTCGGCAAGGGCAAGAGCGAGGGCAACAAGAACATGAAGGAGCTG CTGGGCGGCAAGGGCGCGAACCTGGCGGAGATGGCGAGCATCGGGCTGTCGGTGCCGCCGGGGTTCACGGTGTCGACGGAGGCGTGCCAGCAGTACCAGGAGGCCGGGCGCGCCCTCCCGCCGGGGCTCTGGGCGGAGGTCCTCGACGGCCTGCGGTGGGTGGAGGAGTACATGGGCGCCGCCCTCGGCGACCCGCGGCGCCCGCTCCTGCTCTCCGTCCGCTCCGGCGCCGCGGTGTCCATGCCCGGGATGATGGACACGGTGCTCAACCTGGGGCTCAACGACCAAGTGGCAGCCGGGCTGGCGGCCAAGAGCGGGGACCGCTTCGCCTACGACTCCTTCCGCCGCTTCCTCGACATGTTCGGCAACGTC GTGATGGACATCCCCCACGCGCTGTTCGAAGAGAAGCTTGAAGCCATGAAGAAAGCCAAGGGGCTGAAGAACGACACCGACCTCACCGCCACCGACCTCAAAGAGCTGGTGAGCCAGTACAAGAACGTCTACGTGGAGGCTAAGGGAGAGCCATTCCCCTCAG ACCCCAAGAGGCAGCTGGAGTTGGCAGTGCTGGCCGTGTTCGACTCGTGGGAGAGCCCGAGGGCAAAGAAGTACAGGAGCATCAACCAGATCACCGGCCTCAGAGGCACCGCCGTGAACGTGCAGTGCATGGTGTTCGGCAACATGGGGAACACCTCTGGCACCGGCGTGCTCTTCACTAGGAACCCCAACACCGGAGAGAAGAAGCTGTACGGCGAGTTCCTGGTGAATGCTCAG GGCGAGGATGTGGTTGCTGGAATCAGAACCCCGGAGGATCTTGATGCCATGAAGGACGTTATGCCACAGGCCTACAAAGAGCTAGTCGAGAACTGCAGGATACTGGAGAGCCACTATAAAGAAATGCAG GACATCGAATTTACTGTTCAGGAGAGCAGGCTGTGGATGTTGCAGTGCAGGACAGGGAAACGTACGGGCAAAAGCGCCGTAAAGATCGCCGTGGACATGGTTAACGAGGGCCTTGTTGAGCGCCGTGCGGCGATCAAGATGGTAGAGCCAGGCCACCTGGACCAGCTTCTCCATCCTCAG TTTGAGAACCCATCGGCGTACAAGGACCAAGTCATTGCCACGGGCCTACCGGCGTCACCTGGGGCCGCTGTGGGCCAGGTTGTATTCACTGCTGAGGACGCTGAAACATGGCATTCCCAAGGGAAATCAGTTATTCTG GTGAGGGCGGAGACCAGCCCTGAGGACGTCGGCGGCATGCACGCGGCTGCAGGAATCCTCACAGAAAGAGGTGGCATGACCTCCCATGCCGCCGTGGTCGCACGCGGGTGGGGAAAATGCTGTGTCTCGGGATGCTCTGGGATTCGTGTAAATGACGCAGAGAAG GTTGTGAAGATTGGAGGCAATGTGCTGCGCGAAGGTGAGTGGCTATCGCTGAATGGATCGACCGGCGAAGTGATCCTCGGAAAGCAGCCGCTCTCCCCACCAGCCCTCAGTGGCGATCTGGGAACATTCATGTCCTGGGTGGATGACGTTAGAAAGCTCAAG GTCCTGGCAAACGCGGATACCCCTGAGGATGCATTGGCTGCACGGAACAACGGGGCAGAAGGAATCGGGTTATGCCGGACAGAGCACATG TTCTTCGCTTCGGATGAGAGGATTAAGGCTGTGAGGCAGATGATTATGGCTCCCACAGTTGAGCTGAGGCAGCAGGCGCTGGATCGCCTTCTGCCTTACCAGAGGTCTGACTTCGAAGGCATTTTCCGTGCTATGGATG GACTTTCAGTGACTATTCGACTTCTGGACCCTCCCCTCCACGAGTTCCTTCCAGAAGGGAACGTCGAGGAAATCGTGCGTGAACTGTGTTCTGAGACGGGAGCCAACCAGGAGGATGCCCTCGCACGGATCGAAAAGCTTTCGGAAGTAAACCCGATGCTTGGCTTCCGTGGCTGCAG GCTTGGTATATCGTACCCTGAGCTAACAGAAATGCAAGCCCGTGCCATCTTTGAAGCTGCTATAGCGATGACCAACCAGGGCGTTCAAGTCTTTCCAGAGATAATGGTTCCTCTTGTTGGAACACCGCAG GAATTGGGACATCAGGTGGCCCTTATCCGTCAAGTCGCTAACAAAGTTTTCACCAGTATGGGGAAAACTATTGGGTACAAGATCGGAACGATGATTGAGATTCCCAGGGCAGCTCTAGTGGCTGACGAG ATCGCGGAGCAGGCTGAATTCTTCTCCTTTGGAACGAACGACCTCACGCAGATGACCTTTGGCTACAGCAGGGATGATGTGGGGAAGTTCATCCCCATTTATCTGGCTCAGGGCATCCTCCAGCATGACCCCTTCGAG GTTCTCGACCAGAGAGGAGTGGGCGAGCTGGTTAAGCTTGCTACAGAGAGGGGCCGCAAAGCTAGGCCTAACTTGAAG GTGGGCATTTGTGGAGAACATGGTGGAGAGCCTTCATCGGTTGCTTTCTTCGCCAAGACTGGGCTGGATTACGTTTCTTGCTCCCCTTTCAG GGTCCCGATCGCTAGGCTAGCTGCAGCTCAGGTGCTTGTCTGA